In Streptomyces qaidamensis, one DNA window encodes the following:
- the hemG gene encoding protoporphyrinogen oxidase, translating to MREVQGQVVVIGAGIAGLAAAHRLLERGARVTVLEASGRVGGKLLPGEVAGARVDLGAESMLARRPEAVALAREVGLADRLRPPATATASLWTRGALRPFPKGHVMGVPGTASALAGVVSEEGLARIGRDAELPRTEVGDDVAVGEYVAQRLGREVVDRLLEPMLGGVYAGDAYRISMRSAVPQLFQVARTHTSLTEGVRELQARAAADRQTGPVFMGIRGGIGTLPLAVAESVRARGGEILTRTPVTELRRTPEGGWQVRSGEREWLADAVVLAAPAPAAARLLRAENPAAAAELDGVEYASMALITLAYRRSGTALPDGSGFLVPPVDGRTIKASTFASQKWGWIADENPDLVVLRTSVGRYGETEILQRDDTELVDVSRQDLKAATGLDATPVATRVTRWDDGLPQYPVGHHARVARVREHIARLPGLAVCGAPYDGVGIPACIASAYAAVDQIRGDLRGVQELTAHPVQSLHGGAGE from the coding sequence ATGCGCGAAGTTCAAGGGCAGGTCGTCGTCATCGGGGCGGGCATCGCCGGGCTGGCAGCCGCACACCGGCTGCTGGAGCGCGGGGCGCGGGTGACCGTGCTGGAGGCCTCCGGCCGGGTCGGCGGCAAGCTGCTGCCCGGGGAGGTCGCGGGTGCGCGCGTGGACCTCGGCGCCGAGTCGATGCTGGCCCGCCGCCCCGAGGCGGTGGCGCTCGCGCGCGAGGTGGGCCTCGCCGACCGCCTCCGGCCCCCGGCCACGGCGACCGCCTCGCTCTGGACCCGCGGCGCCCTGCGCCCCTTCCCCAAGGGCCATGTGATGGGCGTGCCGGGCACCGCGTCCGCCCTGGCCGGCGTGGTCTCCGAGGAGGGTCTCGCCCGCATCGGGCGGGACGCCGAGCTGCCCCGCACCGAGGTCGGCGACGACGTGGCGGTGGGGGAGTACGTGGCGCAGCGCCTCGGCCGCGAGGTCGTCGACCGCCTGCTGGAGCCCATGCTGGGCGGGGTGTACGCGGGTGACGCGTACCGCATCTCCATGCGCTCGGCCGTCCCGCAGCTCTTCCAGGTGGCCCGGACCCACACCTCCCTGACGGAAGGGGTCCGCGAGCTCCAGGCCAGGGCCGCCGCGGATCGGCAGACCGGCCCGGTGTTCATGGGCATCCGCGGCGGCATCGGCACCCTGCCGCTCGCCGTCGCCGAGTCGGTCCGCGCGCGCGGGGGCGAGATCCTGACCCGGACGCCGGTGACGGAGCTGCGCCGCACCCCCGAAGGCGGCTGGCAGGTCCGCTCCGGGGAGCGGGAGTGGCTCGCGGACGCCGTGGTCCTCGCCGCCCCGGCCCCCGCCGCCGCCCGGCTGCTGCGCGCCGAGAACCCGGCGGCCGCCGCCGAGCTCGACGGCGTCGAGTACGCCTCCATGGCCCTGATCACCCTCGCCTACCGCCGCTCCGGGACGGCCCTGCCCGACGGCAGCGGCTTCCTCGTGCCGCCGGTCGACGGGCGCACCATCAAGGCGTCCACCTTCGCCTCGCAGAAATGGGGCTGGATCGCCGACGAGAACCCGGACCTCGTCGTCCTGCGCACCTCCGTCGGACGGTACGGCGAGACGGAGATCCTCCAGCGCGACGACACCGAACTGGTCGACGTCTCCCGGCAGGACCTGAAGGCGGCGACCGGCCTCGACGCCACACCCGTCGCGACCCGCGTCACCCGCTGGGACGACGGCCTGCCCCAGTACCCCGTCGGCCACCACGCGCGCGTGGCCCGCGTCCGCGAGCACATCGCCCGGCTCCCCGGCCTCGCGGTCTGCGGCGCCCCCTACGACGGCGTCGGCATCCCGGCCTGCATCGCGAGCGCCTACGCGGCCGTGGACCAGATCCGGGGCGACCTGCGCGGTGTGCAGGAGCTCACCGCCCACCCGGTGCAGAGTCTGCACGGCGGAGCAGGAGAATGA
- the hemQ gene encoding hydrogen peroxide-dependent heme synthase gives MSNDAPSPESGRIPNKGKLAKDLNEVIRYTLWSVFKLKDVLPEDRAGYAGEVQELFDQLAAKDVTIRGTYDVSGLRADADLMIWWHAETSDALQEAYNLFRRTKLGRALEPVWSNMALHRPAEFNRAHIPAFLADETPRDYVSVYPFVRSYDWYLLPDEDRRRMLADHGKMARGYPDVRANTVASFSLGDYEWILAFEADELYRIVDLMRHLRASEARMHVREEVPFYTGRRKDIAELVASLA, from the coding sequence ATGAGCAACGACGCCCCCTCCCCCGAGTCCGGCAGGATCCCGAACAAGGGCAAGCTGGCCAAGGACCTCAACGAGGTCATCCGCTATACGCTCTGGTCCGTCTTCAAGCTGAAGGACGTGCTCCCCGAGGACCGCGCCGGGTACGCCGGCGAGGTTCAGGAGCTGTTCGACCAGCTCGCCGCCAAGGACGTGACCATCCGCGGCACGTACGACGTCTCGGGCCTGCGCGCCGACGCCGACCTCATGATCTGGTGGCACGCGGAGACCAGCGACGCGCTGCAGGAGGCGTACAACCTCTTCCGCCGGACGAAGCTGGGCCGCGCCCTGGAGCCCGTCTGGTCGAACATGGCGCTGCACCGCCCCGCCGAGTTCAACCGCGCGCACATCCCGGCGTTCCTCGCCGACGAGACGCCCCGCGATTACGTGAGCGTCTACCCCTTCGTGCGCTCCTACGACTGGTACCTGCTGCCGGACGAGGACCGCCGCCGCATGCTCGCCGACCACGGCAAGATGGCCCGCGGCTACCCGGACGTGCGCGCCAACACCGTCGCCTCGTTCTCCCTCGGCGACTACGAGTGGATCCTCGCCTTCGAGGCCGACGAGCTGTACCGCATCGTCGACCTCATGCGTCATCTGCGCGCCTCGGAGGCCCGTATGCATGTCCGCGAGGAGGTGCCGTTCTACACGGGCCGCCGCAAGGACATCGCCGAGCTGGTCGCCTCTCTGGCCTGA
- a CDS encoding alpha/beta hydrolase, producing MRAALLYSAAGSLLLSTLTAAPDTEDRTGAAERRGTAVAAARAKAAGVAFGPCPDAQDLPGSMQCGTVSVPLDYARPDGRQIELSVSRARATQKDPHNSKHKVPRQGALVHNPGGPGATGLYFPLIGLLPGWKRIAAAYDLVGYAPRGVGRSAPLSCKDPKQFFGGPSQAPSHPSESYKRGRIAQARAYARGCAERTGEALRHYHSLNNARDLDVLRAALGEQRLTFMGSSYGTYFGALYATLFPAHVRRMVFDSVVHPGPGRIWYRNNLAQSAAFERRWADFRAWIARHDDVYGLGRTAREVLRSYERASARLAAEPAGGKVGPGQLQGAFLQAGYYDDQWPHRAHALSAYLRGDPKPLVEQAEQHPEAAAEAENSRAVYLAVECNDAPWPTDWRVWDRDNTRLARVAPFETWDNVWTNLPCAYWRAPRQRPLDVGTGPGELPPTLILAAERDAATPYDGALELRDRLAGSVLVTERDAGAHGLAGGPNACVNGHMEAYLLEGRLPGRRAECAPHAEPKPKPTVPERAGAVERIR from the coding sequence ATGAGAGCCGCCCTCCTCTACTCGGCCGCCGGGTCGTTGCTGCTGAGCACCCTCACCGCGGCGCCGGACACCGAGGACCGCACGGGGGCGGCCGAGCGACGCGGCACCGCCGTGGCCGCCGCGCGCGCGAAGGCGGCCGGTGTCGCCTTCGGCCCGTGCCCCGACGCGCAGGACCTGCCGGGCAGCATGCAGTGCGGCACGGTGAGCGTCCCGCTGGACTACGCCCGCCCCGACGGCCGGCAGATCGAACTCTCCGTCAGCAGGGCCCGGGCCACACAGAAGGACCCCCACAACAGCAAGCACAAGGTCCCCCGGCAGGGCGCCCTCGTCCACAACCCGGGCGGTCCCGGCGCCACCGGCCTGTACTTCCCGCTCATCGGCCTGCTCCCCGGGTGGAAGCGGATCGCGGCCGCCTACGACCTCGTCGGCTACGCCCCGCGCGGCGTCGGCCGTTCGGCGCCGCTGTCGTGCAAGGACCCGAAGCAGTTCTTCGGCGGGCCCTCGCAGGCGCCGTCCCACCCCTCGGAGTCGTACAAGCGGGGACGCATCGCGCAGGCGCGGGCGTACGCGCGCGGCTGCGCCGAGCGGACCGGCGAGGCGCTGCGGCACTACCACTCGCTGAACAACGCCCGTGACCTCGACGTGTTGCGCGCCGCGCTCGGCGAGCAGCGGCTGACCTTCATGGGCTCGTCGTACGGCACCTACTTCGGTGCCCTGTACGCGACGCTGTTCCCCGCGCACGTACGGCGGATGGTGTTCGACTCGGTGGTCCACCCCGGCCCCGGGCGGATCTGGTACCGCAACAACCTCGCGCAGTCGGCGGCGTTCGAGCGCCGCTGGGCGGACTTCCGGGCCTGGATCGCCCGGCACGACGACGTCTACGGGCTGGGCAGGACCGCGCGGGAGGTGCTGCGCAGCTACGAGCGGGCGAGCGCGAGGCTGGCCGCGGAGCCGGCCGGCGGGAAGGTCGGACCGGGACAGTTGCAGGGGGCGTTCCTGCAGGCCGGGTACTACGACGACCAGTGGCCGCACCGCGCGCACGCGCTGTCGGCGTACCTCAGGGGCGACCCCAAGCCGCTGGTCGAGCAGGCGGAGCAGCATCCGGAGGCGGCGGCCGAGGCGGAGAACTCACGCGCGGTCTACCTGGCCGTCGAGTGCAACGACGCCCCCTGGCCGACGGACTGGCGGGTGTGGGACCGGGACAACACCCGGCTCGCGCGGGTGGCGCCCTTCGAGACCTGGGACAACGTGTGGACGAACCTGCCGTGCGCCTACTGGAGGGCGCCCCGGCAGCGGCCGCTCGACGTCGGCACCGGGCCGGGCGAGCTGCCGCCGACGCTGATCCTGGCCGCCGAGCGGGACGCCGCCACGCCGTACGACGGCGCCCTCGAACTGCGCGACCGCCTCGCCGGCTCGGTGCTGGTGACGGAGCGGGACGCCGGCGCCCACGGGCTGGCGGGCGGGCCGAACGCCTGCGTCAACGGCCACATGGAGGCGTATCTGCTGGAGGGCCGGCTGCCGGGACGGCGCGCGGAGTGCGCCCCGCACGCCGAGCCGAAGCCGAAGCCGACGGTCCCGGAGCGGGCCGGGGCCGTCGAACGCATCCGCTGA
- a CDS encoding TIGR04222 domain-containing membrane protein yields MLWVLFLLAAWAVAGTACTRLCLAAVRAAAVDADTGRGRELTLYEAAFLSGGPRRVADVTLVAMARQRRLLLAHTGWATVVDPRGRDEMERSVIGAIGPEGQSRIAPVRATAATAEAVRGIAEGLVRAGLAVPDSARTTVTAAVRQVRVAAVAVLGLGVAALLTPAPPDMPRHLVALWFALPLALTLSCLTVARVEIHPYSRWASPAGQRLLGGLTRTADGAADDRTYLTSVAVRGVGAIGEPDLRAAFTHRESHD; encoded by the coding sequence ATGCTCTGGGTTCTTTTCCTGCTGGCGGCCTGGGCCGTGGCCGGCACCGCGTGTACGCGCCTGTGTCTGGCCGCCGTTCGGGCCGCGGCCGTGGACGCGGACACCGGCCGGGGTCGTGAACTCACGCTGTACGAGGCGGCGTTCCTCTCCGGCGGCCCCCGGCGGGTCGCCGACGTGACCCTGGTCGCCATGGCGCGCCAGCGCCGTCTGCTGCTGGCCCACACCGGCTGGGCCACGGTCGTCGACCCGCGTGGGCGGGATGAGATGGAGCGCTCGGTGATAGGGGCCATAGGCCCCGAAGGGCAGTCCCGTATCGCGCCGGTGCGGGCCACGGCCGCCACGGCGGAGGCGGTGCGCGGGATCGCCGAGGGGCTGGTCCGCGCGGGGCTCGCGGTGCCGGACAGCGCCCGTACGACGGTCACGGCGGCCGTACGGCAGGTGCGGGTCGCGGCCGTCGCCGTCCTCGGGCTGGGAGTGGCCGCGTTGCTGACGCCCGCTCCGCCGGACATGCCGCGGCACCTGGTCGCCCTGTGGTTCGCGCTGCCCCTGGCCCTGACCCTGAGCTGCCTGACCGTCGCGCGGGTCGAGATCCACCCCTACTCGCGCTGGGCCTCCCCGGCCGGACAGCGGCTGCTCGGCGGGCTGACCCGGACCGCTGACGGCGCCGCCGACGACCGCACGTACCTCACGTCGGTGGCCGTGCGGGGCGTCGGCGCGATCGGCGAACCGGATCTGCGGGCCGCGTTCACGCACCGCGAGTCGCACGACTGA
- a CDS encoding aldehyde dehydrogenase family protein yields MGELYIDGEWTQAAAGGRRDVINPYDASVVTTVDEADATDVDRAVRAARRAFAEEDWANAPSRRRADLLLRVHDLLLRDREDIARTETLDTGKTLTEARIDVEDVANAFRYFAELAGKDGGRVVDVGPDVLSRVVYQPVGVCALIAPWNYPLLQASWKVAPALAAGNTFVLKPSETTPLTTIAMIRLIEEAGAPPGVANLVLGSGASVGAALTGHPDVDLVSFTGGLNTGRAIMASAADGPRNIALELGGKNPNIVFADADFEAAVDYALDAAFLHSGQVCSAGSRLLVEDSLHDRFVEAYAERARAIRLGNGLEEGTESGPLSSAEHREKVEGYIAVAREEGARLVTGGARPDDPALSRGFFLLPTIFADCDRSMRIVQEEVFGPVVTVERFRTEDEAVELANDTRYGLAGGVWTSDASRAQRVAQRLRHGTVWINDFHPYVPQAEWGGFGRSGVGRELGPTGLREYQEAKHIYQNLAPAPSGWFKG; encoded by the coding sequence GTGGGTGAGCTGTACATCGACGGCGAGTGGACACAGGCGGCGGCCGGCGGGCGCCGGGACGTGATCAACCCCTATGACGCCTCGGTCGTCACCACCGTCGACGAGGCCGACGCCACCGACGTCGACCGCGCGGTGCGCGCCGCCCGGCGCGCCTTCGCCGAGGAGGACTGGGCGAACGCCCCCTCGCGCCGCCGGGCCGACCTCCTGCTGCGCGTGCACGACCTGCTGCTGCGCGACCGGGAGGACATCGCGCGCACCGAGACGCTCGACACCGGCAAGACACTCACCGAGGCCCGCATCGACGTGGAGGACGTGGCGAACGCCTTCCGCTACTTCGCCGAACTCGCGGGCAAGGACGGCGGCCGGGTCGTCGACGTCGGCCCGGACGTCCTCAGCCGCGTCGTCTACCAGCCCGTCGGCGTGTGCGCGCTCATCGCCCCCTGGAACTACCCGCTGTTGCAGGCCTCCTGGAAGGTCGCGCCCGCGCTCGCCGCCGGCAACACCTTCGTCCTCAAGCCCAGCGAGACCACCCCGCTCACCACGATCGCCATGATCCGGCTCATCGAGGAGGCCGGCGCCCCGCCCGGCGTCGCCAACCTGGTGCTCGGCTCCGGGGCGAGTGTCGGCGCGGCCCTGACCGGCCACCCCGACGTCGACCTGGTCTCCTTCACCGGCGGCCTGAACACCGGACGGGCCATCATGGCCAGTGCCGCCGACGGGCCGCGGAACATCGCCCTGGAACTGGGCGGCAAGAACCCCAACATCGTCTTCGCCGACGCCGACTTCGAGGCCGCCGTCGACTACGCCCTGGACGCCGCCTTCCTGCACTCCGGGCAGGTCTGCTCGGCCGGTTCACGCCTGCTCGTCGAGGACTCCCTGCACGACCGGTTCGTCGAGGCCTACGCCGAGCGCGCCCGGGCGATCCGGCTCGGCAACGGCCTGGAGGAGGGCACCGAGAGCGGCCCGCTCAGCTCCGCCGAGCACCGCGAGAAGGTCGAGGGCTACATCGCCGTCGCCCGGGAGGAGGGCGCCCGGCTCGTCACCGGCGGCGCCCGGCCCGACGACCCGGCCCTCAGCCGCGGGTTCTTCCTGCTGCCGACGATCTTCGCCGACTGCGACCGGTCCATGCGCATCGTCCAGGAGGAGGTCTTCGGCCCGGTCGTCACCGTCGAGCGCTTCCGCACCGAGGACGAGGCGGTGGAGCTGGCCAACGACACCCGCTACGGCCTCGCCGGCGGCGTGTGGACCTCCGACGCGAGCCGCGCCCAGCGCGTCGCCCAGCGGCTGCGGCACGGCACCGTGTGGATCAACGACTTCCACCCCTACGTGCCGCAGGCCGAGTGGGGCGGCTTCGGCCGCTCCGGCGTCGGACGCGAGCTCGGCCCGACAGGGCTGCGCGAGTACCAGGAGGCCAAGCACATCTACCAGAACCTCGCCCCCGCCCCCTCCGGCTGGTTCAAGGGCTGA
- a CDS encoding GMC family oxidoreductase encodes MATTPAHGAESAYDYVIVGGGTAGCVLAARLSEDPDCRVCVIEGGPSDVGDERILRLRNWINLLGSEFDYGYTTVEQPRGNSHILHSRARVLGGCSSHNTLISFLPLPQDLDDWVSQGCAGWDPATILPYRDRLLTQIVPVAEADRNPIARDFVTAASRALGVPVVDDFNAEPFADGAGFFSLAYQPEGNLRSSASVAYLHPVLDRPNLTLKLETWAHRLIPDESGRLTRVAVRGADGEPATVRAERELLLCAGAIDTPRLLLLSGIGPADDLRALGIKVRADLPGVGENLLDHPESVIVWETAGPLPPNSAMDSDAGLFLRRDQGQPRPDLMFHFYQVPFTVNTERLGYPVPRHGVCMTPNVPRARSTGRMWLRSNNPAEHPALDFRYFTDPEGHDERTLVDGLKVAREVAATEPLRDWLVREVAPGPDVVSDADLSEYGRRAAHTVYHPAGTCRMGAADDPAAVCDPDLRLRGFEGVRIVDASVFPTMPTINPMVTVLLAAERAADLIRAERAAQR; translated from the coding sequence ATGGCCACCACCCCCGCGCACGGCGCCGAGTCCGCCTACGACTACGTCATCGTCGGCGGCGGCACCGCCGGCTGCGTACTCGCCGCCCGGCTGAGCGAGGACCCCGACTGCCGCGTGTGCGTCATCGAGGGCGGCCCCAGCGACGTCGGCGACGAGCGCATCCTGCGCCTGCGCAACTGGATCAACCTGCTCGGCTCGGAGTTCGACTACGGCTACACCACCGTCGAGCAGCCGCGCGGCAACTCGCACATCCTGCACTCACGGGCCCGTGTGCTCGGCGGCTGCTCCTCGCACAACACGCTGATCAGCTTCCTGCCGCTGCCGCAGGACCTCGACGACTGGGTGAGCCAGGGCTGCGCCGGCTGGGACCCGGCGACGATCCTGCCCTACCGCGACCGGCTGCTCACGCAGATCGTCCCGGTGGCCGAGGCCGACCGCAATCCCATCGCCAGGGACTTCGTCACCGCGGCCTCCCGCGCCCTCGGCGTCCCCGTCGTCGACGACTTCAACGCCGAACCCTTCGCCGACGGTGCCGGATTCTTCTCCCTGGCCTACCAGCCGGAGGGCAACCTGCGCTCCTCCGCGTCCGTCGCCTACCTCCACCCGGTGCTGGACCGGCCCAACCTCACGCTCAAGCTGGAGACCTGGGCGCACCGGCTGATCCCCGACGAGTCGGGCCGGCTGACCCGGGTCGCGGTCCGGGGCGCCGACGGCGAACCCGCGACCGTGCGCGCCGAGCGCGAACTCCTGCTGTGCGCCGGGGCCATCGACACCCCGCGCCTGCTGCTGCTCTCCGGCATCGGCCCGGCCGACGACCTGCGCGCCCTGGGCATCAAAGTACGGGCCGACCTGCCCGGCGTCGGGGAGAACCTGCTGGACCACCCCGAGTCCGTGATCGTCTGGGAGACCGCGGGACCGCTGCCGCCCAACTCGGCGATGGACTCCGACGCCGGTCTGTTCCTGCGCCGCGACCAGGGCCAGCCGCGCCCCGACCTGATGTTCCACTTCTACCAGGTGCCGTTCACCGTCAACACCGAACGCCTGGGCTACCCCGTCCCGCGGCACGGGGTGTGCATGACGCCGAACGTGCCGCGGGCCCGCTCCACCGGCCGCATGTGGCTGCGCAGCAACAACCCGGCCGAGCATCCCGCCCTGGACTTCCGGTACTTCACCGACCCCGAGGGCCACGACGAGCGCACCCTCGTGGACGGGCTGAAGGTGGCCCGCGAGGTCGCCGCGACCGAGCCGCTGCGCGACTGGCTCGTCCGCGAGGTCGCGCCCGGCCCGGACGTCGTCTCCGACGCCGACCTGTCGGAGTACGGACGCCGCGCGGCCCACACCGTCTACCACCCGGCCGGCACCTGCCGCATGGGCGCAGCTGACGACCCGGCGGCCGTCTGCGACCCCGACCTGAGACTGCGGGGCTTCGAGGGCGTGCGGATCGTCGACGCGTCGGTGTTCCCGACGATGCCCACCATCAACCCGATGGTGACCGTGCTGCTCGCCGCCGAACGGGCCGCGGACCTGATCCGGGCGGAACGGGCGGCGCAGAGGTGA